From one Bacteroides eggerthii genomic stretch:
- the secY gene encoding preprotein translocase subunit SecY, which translates to MRKAIETLKNIWKIEDLRQRILITILFVAIYRFGSYVVLPGINPAMLTQLHQQTSEGLLALLNMFSGGAFSNASIFALGIMPYISASIVIQLLGIAVPYFQKLQREGESGRRKMNQYTRYLTIIILLVQAPSYLLNLKMQAGPSLNASLDWTLFMLTSTIILAAGSMFILWLGERITDKGIGNGISLIIMVGIIARLPQSLFQELISRMTDKTGGLVMFLIELVVLLLVIAFAILLVQGTRKIPVQYAKKIVGNKQYGGARQYIPLKVNAANVMPIIFAQAIMFIPITLVGFSNVNNASGFIHALTDHTSFWYNLIFAVLIILFTYFYTAITINPTQMAEDMKRNNGFIPGIKPGKQTAEYIDVIMSRITLPGSFFLALVAIMPAFAGIFGVKAEFAQFFGGTSLLILVGVVLDTLQQVESHLLMRHYDGLLKSGRIKGRSGTVAAY; encoded by the coding sequence ATGAGAAAAGCTATTGAAACATTAAAGAATATATGGAAAATTGAGGATCTGAGACAACGGATCCTCATTACCATATTGTTTGTGGCAATTTACCGTTTCGGTTCGTATGTTGTATTACCGGGTATTAATCCGGCAATGTTGACACAATTGCATCAACAAACAAGCGAGGGTCTTTTAGCCTTGTTAAACATGTTTTCCGGAGGAGCATTCTCTAATGCATCTATCTTTGCATTAGGTATCATGCCGTATATCTCCGCTTCCATTGTGATTCAGTTGCTGGGTATTGCGGTACCTTATTTCCAAAAATTGCAACGTGAAGGTGAGAGTGGTAGAAGAAAAATGAATCAGTATACTCGTTATTTGACGATTATCATTCTGTTGGTTCAGGCTCCTTCTTATTTGCTCAATCTTAAAATGCAGGCTGGTCCTTCCTTAAATGCTTCATTAGATTGGACTCTGTTTATGCTTACTTCTACCATTATTTTGGCGGCTGGAAGTATGTTTATTTTGTGGCTTGGTGAGAGAATTACAGACAAAGGAATTGGTAATGGTATCTCCTTGATTATCATGGTGGGTATTATTGCACGTTTGCCGCAGTCTTTGTTCCAGGAGTTGATTTCTCGTATGACTGATAAGACTGGTGGTTTGGTTATGTTCTTGATTGAACTTGTAGTCTTGTTGCTTGTCATTGCTTTTGCCATTCTTTTGGTACAAGGTACAAGAAAGATTCCTGTTCAATATGCAAAGAAAATTGTTGGTAACAAACAATACGGTGGTGCAAGACAGTACATCCCTTTGAAAGTAAATGCAGCTAACGTGATGCCTATCATTTTTGCTCAGGCAATCATGTTCATTCCTATTACTCTCGTTGGATTTTCAAATGTAAATAATGCGAGCGGTTTCATACATGCATTAACTGATCATACAAGCTTTTGGTATAATTTGATTTTTGCAGTGTTGATTATATTGTTTACGTATTTCTATACTGCAATTACCATTAACCCGACTCAGATGGCTGAGGATATGAAGAGAAACAATGGTTTCATTCCAGGTATCAAACCGGGAAAGCAAACCGCAGAGTACATTGATGTGATTATGTCACGTATCACTTTGCCGGGTTCTTTCTTTTTGGCTTTGGTTGCTATTATGCCTGCATTTGCCGGTATATTCGGTGTGAAAGCAGAGTTTGCTCAGTTCTTCGGCGGCACATCTTTGTTAATTCTTGTAGGTGTGGTTCTTGATACTCTCCAGCAGGTTGAAAGTCATTTGTTGATGAGACATTATGATGGTTTGCTGAAATCTGGACGTATTAAAGGCCGTAGCGGTACAGTAGCTGCGTATTAA